A single region of the Triticum dicoccoides isolate Atlit2015 ecotype Zavitan chromosome 2B, WEW_v2.0, whole genome shotgun sequence genome encodes:
- the LOC119362705 gene encoding uncharacterized protein LOC119362705, with translation MTLEEAPFYPREKLVQKQQYFQKLSKHIHLKGRYDVVTSVAIPLALAGASLFMIGRGIYNMSNGIGKKE, from the exons ATGACGCTAGAAGAAGCACCATTTTACCCACGCGAGAAGCTCGTTCAGAAGCAGCAGTATTTCCAGAAGCTGAGCAAGCATATCCACCTTAAAGGCCGTTACGATGTGGTCACCTCTGTTGCCATTCCCCTTGCGCTTGCTGGCGCCAGCTTGTTCATGATT GGTCGTGGGATCTACAACATGTCTAACGGGATCGGGAAAAAGGAGTGA
- the LOC119362704 gene encoding uncharacterized protein LOC119362704: MDQSEGSAKVVRGRGRNKRKWTMDEDEELVRALCEVSTDARFRAEGGGFKNCYTQGIESLLAQRLPGRGIKASPHVDSRLKVLKRKFHAIKEMLASPGFSWDGSRKVVRCEKQRYDEYCKDNPRARGMYGVPFPHFDVFDAVYGKDRAAREVVEVSEEATADMENGNTSEAGDDEGEEDGVSDGPSGRPLDATSSYEKRKNCKYGGKRKRAESNCLSSDTLKDVRGHYQRASQHVDTMAEAMELFKDVHRHFQSVVQHVGAMAAAMEAFKGAYDQFQSVVQNASTATTALEQFKDAHDQFRSITQNGSATEAAIEPHADLRERLSPEVPQQDARVRAIAEMQKLGFTGSEVVSAASVFAKEPDQMGMFLALPEIYRREYILKMLNGVQSRHF, encoded by the exons ATGGATCAGAGCGAGGGCTCCGCCAAGGTTGTGCGGGGCAGAGGCAGGAACAAGAGGAAGTGGACAATGGACGAGGACGAGGAGCTGGTCAGGGCCCTCTGCGAGGTGTCCACCGACGCCAGGTTCAGGGCCGAAGGAGGGGGCTTCAAGAACTGCTACACCCAGGGGATAGAGAGCCTGCTCGCGCAGCGGCTGCCCGGCCGCGGCATCAAGGCCAGCCCACACGTCGACTCCCGGCTCAAGGTGCTCAAGCGCAAGTTCCACGCGATCAAGGAGATGCTCGCGTCGCCGGGGTTCTCCTGGGACGGCTCCAGGAAGGTCGTCCGGTGCGAGAAGCAGCGATACGATGAGTACTGCAAA GATAATCCTAGAGCTAGGGGGATGTATGGTGTTCCATTTCCGCATTTCGATGTGTTTGATGCGGTGTATGGCAAGGATAGAGCCGCTAGAGAAGTGGTGGAAGTGTCCGAGGAGGCGACCGCCGACATGGAGAATGGGAATACGAGTGAGGCCGGAGATGATGAAGGGGAGGAAGATGGGGTGTCCGATGGACCGTCCGGCCGACCCTTGGACGCTACGTCGAGCTATGAGAAACGGAAGAATTGTAAGTATGGCGGTAAGAGGAAGAGGGCTGAATCGAATTGCCTGTCTTCGGACACGTTGAAGGATGTGCGTGGTCACTATCAGCGCGCCAGCCAGCATGTCGACACGATGGCGGAAGCGATGGAGCTGTTCAAGGATGTACATCGTCACTTTCAGAGCGTTGTTCAGCATGTCGGCGCAATGGCAGCGGCAATGGAGGCGTTCAAGGGCGCATATGATCAATTCCAGAGCGTTGTTCAGAATGCGAGCACCGCCACAACAGCCTTGGAGCAGTTCAAGGATGCACATGATCAGTTTCGAAGTATCACCCAGAATGGCAGCGCGACTGAAGCAGCTATTGAGCCTCATGCTGATCTGCGAGAAAGGTTGTCGCCTGAGGTGCCCCAACAGGATGCCAGAGTAAGGGCCATTGCCGAGATGCAAAAGCTTGGGTTTACCGGGAGCGAGGTGGTCAGCGCTGCAAGTGTTTTCGCAAAGGAACCCGACCAGATGGGCATGTTTTTGGCACTCCCTGAAATCTACAGGAGGGAGTACATACTCAAGATGCTCAATG GTGTGCAATCTCGCCATTTTTAG